A single window of Solanum dulcamara chromosome 5, daSolDulc1.2, whole genome shotgun sequence DNA harbors:
- the LOC129890462 gene encoding uncharacterized protein LOC129890462: MVMVMVLMLMINDDGNGDGGDGDGVGIGVGDGVGVGDCDGDDDDGDVMVMMVVLVMMIVDDDGDGNGDGDVDADADGGANDDGNGDDDGDDDDCDDDDDGDDDYGNSDDGNNDDGDDDYGNSNDGNNDDGDDDEVLPP; this comes from the exons atggtgatggtgatggtgCTGATGTTGATGATTAATGATGATGGTAATGGTGATGGTGGTGATGGTGATGGTGTTGGTATTGGTGTTGGTGatggtgttggtgttggtgaTTGTGatggtgatgatgatgatggtgatg TGATGGTGATGATGGTGGTGCtggtgatgatgat TGTTGATGATGATGGCGATGGTAATGGTGATGGTGATGTTGATGCTGATGCTGATGGTGGTGCTAATGATGATGGTAATGGTGATGATGatggtgatgatgatgattgtgatgatgatgatgatggtgatGATGATTATGGTAATAGTGATGATGGTAATAATGATGATGGTGATGATGATTATGGTAATAGTAATGATGGTAATAATGATGATGGTGATGATGATGAGGTGCTCCCTCCATAG